Proteins encoded in a region of the Podarcis muralis chromosome 2, rPodMur119.hap1.1, whole genome shotgun sequence genome:
- the CAMSAP3 gene encoding calmodulin-regulated spectrin-associated protein 3 isoform X3 produces MVAAAPAAAAAMRKSFLVPEIKPLDQYDFPRARSAASLAWVLAKGYGGAEHIPAELREPFYTDQYEQEHMKPPLIRLLHSSDIYCRAWRRALPSGADGAPSPKDNAALLQLLAHRGLVPTFQDKPIKDTDLHHKPIRLGAHLALIDSLMTAFALEATSSLSVTPGTDLAAISWDQKLLHWIDMIIHKIQQSSEQECTQRAAPGTDGQTQASNSGPKIRYRKDKALPKQTPCFPAITGMKDLASGGAIAATIHYYCPQIVRLEDVCLKETMSVADSLYNLQLIQGFSADYLGGSCFLSLEDLLYMPPMLRINVGVFLAELFLCFEVLKPDFVHPKELPGLQDSPGLNDSLTPNSGNNSSSPVFSFRHPLLPGGQAQSPLCGSLGSLHHSTSMSHVEGFGKPWSKKQLSHPLSQAVSFSIPFGLDSDVDIVMGNPVGMLRSVSSDSLAPALYSSLPRSPRPRSTDVVEAPNGLVTTPLHGAGPKAQEGLALENGLSDGYPDLPTIEEALQIIHSSERLLPEGAPDGFYLHSPEPPKTSVPEKAPMATVYRCHNGPPNGAEPAQDGSLDSDAEEPTRAPGGPDDSTSCVSSLSSQPDSTASSASGVRMTSFAERKKKLAATDSKSSGISSEGSDVGPVPPDESPAQSPALSSEMNQLGARLEEKRRAIEAQKKRIEAIFTRHRQRLGKSAFLQLQKAPDAQGQSEDGRLALEERLAQLEAEEEAGSPRARLDNKQVTFSPEITKGGALDENLGDYNRAVAKLNTALSSLQLDMQRLSDQQQRLLLDKKPSVQAWVIPAPRTGREGAPPRSSLELSSPSPSPSPSRKSRSPQPTPKKSPAPAPPKSPRHARPVELKLPPLTRVLTPPHNVDTLPHLRKFSPSQVPMQTRSSIHFAEDEELPVPEAQGNLRPVASVPPQGGNGRVSGDGTSDVSSPSDRRSSLIEIPLSSLKGEEEDDDADGDDSLEGSITETLDSEPARAGMGFYFKDEAKAEEEMAQKRASFLERQQRRTEEAKRRKQWQEAEKEKKEEEARQRQAEEQPRQEEEVVGPRRGDFTRLEYQRRHQLKLMDDLDKVLRQKPTTVRALKKGRPKTVFCDDSALARSPVKGLLGSKLSKVYSQSTLSLSTVANDPGNSLSIKRSSRAASPSGPMSPSRLLSNQNRERDWENASTASSPASIPEYTGPKLYKEPSAKSNKYIIHNALSHCCLAGKVNEPQKNRILEEVEKSKANHFLILFRDSSCQFRALYTLSPETEELTRLAGYGPRTITLAMIEGIYKYSSDRKRFTQIPSKTMSMSVDAFTIQGHLWQTKKPGTPKKPGTPK; encoded by the exons ATGGtggctgctgcccctgctgcaGCCGCGGCCATGAGGAAAAGCTTCCTGGTGCCCGAGATCAAGCCCTTGGATCAGTATGACTTCCCTCGGGCGCGCAGCGCCGCCAGCCTGGCCTGGGTGCTCGCCAAGGGCTACGGGGGTGCAG AGCACATCCCTGCTGAGCTACGCGAACCCTTCTATACAGACCAGTATGAACAGGAGCACATGAAGCCTCCTCTCATCCGCTTGTTGCATTCGTCTGACATCTACTGCCGGGCCTGGCGCCGGGCCCTGCCATCGGGCGCTGATGGCGCCCCTTCCCCCAAGGACAATGCTGCCTTGCTCCAGCTTCTGGCCCATCGTGGCTTGGTGCCCACCTTCCAAGACAAGCCCATCAAGGACACAGATCTGCACCACAAACCAATCAGACTG GGTGCGCACCTGGCATTGATTGACTCACTGATGACAGCGTTTGCGTTGGAAGCCACCAGCTCACTGAGTGTTACGCCAGGCACTGATCTGGCAGCCATCTCCTGGGACCAGAAACTTCTGCACTGGATAGACATG ATCATCCACAAGATACAGCAAAGCAGCGAGCAGGAATGCACTCAGCGGGCTGCTCCAGGAACAGACGGCCAGACCCAGGCCTCCAACAGCGGTCCCAAG ATCCGCTATCGGAAGGACAAGGCGCTGCCCAAGCAGACTCCCTGCTTCCCTGCCATCACTGGCATGAAGGACCTGGCCAGCGGGGGCGCCATTGCTGCCACCATCCACTACTACTGCCCCCAGATTGTGCGCCTCGAGG ATGTGTGCCTGAAGGAGACCATGTCGGTGGCAGACAGCCTGTACAACCTGCAGCTGATCCAGGGCTTCTCTGCGGATTATTTGGGTGGCTCCTGCTTCCTCTCCTTGGAGGACCTGCTATACATGCCACCTATGCTGAGG ATAAACGTCGGGGTGTTCCTGGCAGAGTTGTTCCTGTGCTTTGAGGTGCTTAAGCCTGACTTTGTGCACCCAAAGGAGCTGCCTGGACTTCAAG ATTCCCCTGGGCTGAATGACTCCCTGACGCCCAACAGTGGGAACAACAGCAG ctCCCCAGTTTTCAGCTTCcgccacccactgttgcctggaggGCAGGCACAGTCTCCACTCTGTGGTTCTTTAG GCTCCCTGCATCACTCCACATCCATGTCCCATGTTGAGGGCTTTGGTAAACCATGGAGCAAGAAGCAGCTCAG CCACCCGTTGTCGCAGGCGGTCTCCTTCAGCATCCCCTTTGGCTTGGACAGCGATGTGGACATTGTGATGGGGAACCCGGTGGGCATGCTGCGCTCTGTCAGCTCAGACAGCCTGGCCCCTGCCCTCTATTCCTCCTTGCCTCGCTCCCCGCGCCCACGGTCCACTGACGTGGTTGAGGCCCCCAATGGCTTAGTGACAACACCGCTCCACGGGGCTGGACCCAAGGCCCAGGAGGGACTGGCCCTGGAAAACGGGCTGAGCGACGGCTACCCCGACCTGCCTACCATCGAGGAGGCCCTGCAGATCATCCACAGCAGCGAGCGCCTGCTCCCCGAGGGAGCGCCCGATGGCTTTTACCTGCACTCTCCGGAGCCGCCGAAAACTTCTGTACCAGAAAAGGCACCCATGGCAACTGTTTACCGCTGCCACAATGGCCCCCCCAATGGGGCCGAGCCAGCCCAGGACGGCAGCTTAGACTCAGATGCCGAGGAGCCCACGCGGGCCCCTGGCGGCCCCGACGACTCCACCTCGTGCGTCAGTTCGCTGAGCTCGCAGCCCGACAGCACGGCTTCGTCCGCCTCTGGCGTGCGCATGACCAGTTTCGCGGAGCGCAAGAAGAAGCTGGCGGCAACAGACAGCAAGTCCAGTGGGATCAGCTCCGAGGGCTCTGATGTTGGGCCTGTCCCGCCAGACGAGAGCCCCGCCCAGAGCCCCGCCCTCAGCTCAGAGATGAACCAGCTGGGGGCGCGGCTGGAGGAGAAGCGCCGGGCCATCGAGGCTCAGAAGAAGCGCATTGAGGCCATCTTCACCCGGCACCGCCAGCGCCTGGGCAAGAGTGCCTTCCTGCAGCTACAGAAGGCCCCCGATGCCCAGGGCCAGTCGGAGGATGGCCGGCTTGCTCTCGAGGAGCGGCTTGCCCAGCTGGAGGCCGAAGAAGAGGCCGGAAGCCCTCGGGCCCGCCTAGACAACAAGCAGGTGACCTTTTCCCCAGAAATCACCAAGGGCGGAGCGTTGGACGAGAACCTGGGCGACTACAACCGGGCGGTGGCCAAGCTGAATACCGCCCTGAGCTCCCTGCAGCTGGACATGCAGCGTCTGAGCGATCAGCAGCAGCGCCTCCTGCTGGATAAGAAGCCTAGCGTGCAGGCCTGGGTGATCCCAGCCCCAAGGACCGGCCGTGAGGGGGCTCCTCCCCGCTCCTCCCTGGAGCTGTCCTCCCCATCTCCATCGCCCTCCCCTTCCCGCAAGTCCCGCTCCCCTCAGCCCACCCCTAAGAAGTCTCCCGCCCCGGCTCCGCCCAAGAGCCCCCGGCACGCCCGGCCAGTGGAGCTGAAGCTGCCCCCCCTCACGCGGGTCCTGACGCCTCCCCACAACGTGGACACCCTCCCGCACCTCCGCAAGTTTTCCCCCAGCCAGGTGCCCATGCAGACCCGCTCCTCCATCCATTTTGCCGAGGACGAGGAGCTGCCCGTGCCGGAGGCCCAGGGGAACCTGCGGCCTGTGGCCTCGGTGCCCCCTCAGGGGGGCAATGGCCGTGTCTCGGGGGATGGCACCAGTGACGTCTCCTCGCCCAGCGACCGGCGCAGCAGCCTGATTGAAATCCCCTTGTCcagcctgaagggggaggaggaagacgacGATGCAGATGGCGACGACTCGCTGGAGGGATCCATCACCGAGACCCTGGACTCTGAGCCGGCCCGGGCTGGCATGGGCTTCTACTTCAAG GATGAGGCGAAGGCTGAGGAGGAAATGGCGCAGAAGCGCGCAAGCTTCCTAGAGAGGCAGCAGCGACGCACTGAGGAGGCGAAGCGCAGGAAGCAATGGCAGGAggcggagaaggagaagaaggaggaggaggcaag ACAGCGGCAGGCAGAGGAGCAGCCCCGGCAAGAGGAGGAAGTGGTGGGGCCGAGGCGCGGTGACTTCACCCGCCTGGAATACCAGCGGCGCCATCAGCTCAAGCTGATGGACGACCTGGACAAGGTGCTGCGGCAGAAGCCCACCACTGTGCGTGCCCTCAAGAAGGGGCGGCCCAAGACCGTCTTCTGTGATGACTCTGCCCTCGCGCGCAGCCCCGTGAAAGGCCTCCTTG GCTCCAAGCTCAGCAAGGTGTATTCCCAGTCGACTCTCTCGCTTTCTACAGTGGCCAATGATCCTGGCAACTCGCTCTCCATCAAGAGGTCTTCTCG AGCTGCGTCTCCTTCTGGGCCAATGTCCCCCAGCCGGTTGCTGTCCAACCAGAACCGGGAGCGTGACTGGGAGAACGCATCGACCGCTTCCTCGCCAGCCTCCATTCCAGAGTACACAG GACCCAAGCTGTACAAGGAGCCCAGTGCCAAGTCCAATAAGTACATTATTCACAATGCACTGTCTCACTGCTGCCTTGCTGGCAAAGTCAATGAACCCCAGAAAAATCGCATCCTGGAG
- the CAMSAP3 gene encoding calmodulin-regulated spectrin-associated protein 3 isoform X1, producing the protein MVAAAPAAAAAMRKSFLVPEIKPLDQYDFPRARSAASLAWVLAKGYGGAEHIPAELREPFYTDQYEQEHMKPPLIRLLHSSDIYCRAWRRALPSGADGAPSPKDNAALLQLLAHRGLVPTFQDKPIKDTDLHHKPIRLGAHLALIDSLMTAFALEATSSLSVTPGTDLAAISWDQKLLHWIDMIIHKIQQSSEQECTQRAAPGTDGQTQASNSGPKCPTRWYWKLVPHAIAFCLKESGNKPPVIRYRKDKALPKQTPCFPAITGMKDLASGGAIAATIHYYCPQIVRLEDVCLKETMSVADSLYNLQLIQGFSADYLGGSCFLSLEDLLYMPPMLRINVGVFLAELFLCFEVLKPDFVHPKELPGLQDSPGLNDSLTPNSGNNSSSPVFSFRHPLLPGGQAQSPLCGSLGSLHHSTSMSHVEGFGKPWSKKQLSHPLSQAVSFSIPFGLDSDVDIVMGNPVGMLRSVSSDSLAPALYSSLPRSPRPRSTDVVEAPNGLVTTPLHGAGPKAQEGLALENGLSDGYPDLPTIEEALQIIHSSERLLPEGAPDGFYLHSPEPPKTSVPEKAPMATVYRCHNGPPNGAEPAQDGSLDSDAEEPTRAPGGPDDSTSCVSSLSSQPDSTASSASGVRMTSFAERKKKLAATDSKSSGISSEGSDVGPVPPDESPAQSPALSSEMNQLGARLEEKRRAIEAQKKRIEAIFTRHRQRLGKSAFLQLQKAPDAQGQSEDGRLALEERLAQLEAEEEAGSPRARLDNKQVTFSPEITKGGALDENLGDYNRAVAKLNTALSSLQLDMQRLSDQQQRLLLDKKPSVQAWVIPAPRTGREGAPPRSSLELSSPSPSPSPSRKSRSPQPTPKKSPAPAPPKSPRHARPVELKLPPLTRVLTPPHNVDTLPHLRKFSPSQVPMQTRSSIHFAEDEELPVPEAQGNLRPVASVPPQGGNGRVSGDGTSDVSSPSDRRSSLIEIPLSSLKGEEEDDDADGDDSLEGSITETLDSEPARAGMGFYFKDEAKAEEEMAQKRASFLERQQRRTEEAKRRKQWQEAEKEKKEEEARQRQAEEQPRQEEEVVGPRRGDFTRLEYQRRHQLKLMDDLDKVLRQKPTTVRALKKGRPKTVFCDDSALARSPVKGLLGSKLSKVYSQSTLSLSTVANDPGNSLSIKRSSRAASPSGPMSPSRLLSNQNRERDWENASTASSPASIPEYTGPKLYKEPSAKSNKYIIHNALSHCCLAGKVNEPQKNRILEEVEKSKANHFLILFRDSSCQFRALYTLSPETEELTRLAGYGPRTITLAMIEGIYKYSSDRKRFTQIPSKTMSMSVDAFTIQGHLWQTKKPGTPKKPGTPK; encoded by the exons ATGGtggctgctgcccctgctgcaGCCGCGGCCATGAGGAAAAGCTTCCTGGTGCCCGAGATCAAGCCCTTGGATCAGTATGACTTCCCTCGGGCGCGCAGCGCCGCCAGCCTGGCCTGGGTGCTCGCCAAGGGCTACGGGGGTGCAG AGCACATCCCTGCTGAGCTACGCGAACCCTTCTATACAGACCAGTATGAACAGGAGCACATGAAGCCTCCTCTCATCCGCTTGTTGCATTCGTCTGACATCTACTGCCGGGCCTGGCGCCGGGCCCTGCCATCGGGCGCTGATGGCGCCCCTTCCCCCAAGGACAATGCTGCCTTGCTCCAGCTTCTGGCCCATCGTGGCTTGGTGCCCACCTTCCAAGACAAGCCCATCAAGGACACAGATCTGCACCACAAACCAATCAGACTG GGTGCGCACCTGGCATTGATTGACTCACTGATGACAGCGTTTGCGTTGGAAGCCACCAGCTCACTGAGTGTTACGCCAGGCACTGATCTGGCAGCCATCTCCTGGGACCAGAAACTTCTGCACTGGATAGACATG ATCATCCACAAGATACAGCAAAGCAGCGAGCAGGAATGCACTCAGCGGGCTGCTCCAGGAACAGACGGCCAGACCCAGGCCTCCAACAGCGGTCCCAAG TGTCCCACAAGGTGGTACTGGAAACTGGTTCCT CATGCCATCGCTTTTTGTTTGAAGGAGTCGGGGAATAAGCCTCCTGTG ATCCGCTATCGGAAGGACAAGGCGCTGCCCAAGCAGACTCCCTGCTTCCCTGCCATCACTGGCATGAAGGACCTGGCCAGCGGGGGCGCCATTGCTGCCACCATCCACTACTACTGCCCCCAGATTGTGCGCCTCGAGG ATGTGTGCCTGAAGGAGACCATGTCGGTGGCAGACAGCCTGTACAACCTGCAGCTGATCCAGGGCTTCTCTGCGGATTATTTGGGTGGCTCCTGCTTCCTCTCCTTGGAGGACCTGCTATACATGCCACCTATGCTGAGG ATAAACGTCGGGGTGTTCCTGGCAGAGTTGTTCCTGTGCTTTGAGGTGCTTAAGCCTGACTTTGTGCACCCAAAGGAGCTGCCTGGACTTCAAG ATTCCCCTGGGCTGAATGACTCCCTGACGCCCAACAGTGGGAACAACAGCAG ctCCCCAGTTTTCAGCTTCcgccacccactgttgcctggaggGCAGGCACAGTCTCCACTCTGTGGTTCTTTAG GCTCCCTGCATCACTCCACATCCATGTCCCATGTTGAGGGCTTTGGTAAACCATGGAGCAAGAAGCAGCTCAG CCACCCGTTGTCGCAGGCGGTCTCCTTCAGCATCCCCTTTGGCTTGGACAGCGATGTGGACATTGTGATGGGGAACCCGGTGGGCATGCTGCGCTCTGTCAGCTCAGACAGCCTGGCCCCTGCCCTCTATTCCTCCTTGCCTCGCTCCCCGCGCCCACGGTCCACTGACGTGGTTGAGGCCCCCAATGGCTTAGTGACAACACCGCTCCACGGGGCTGGACCCAAGGCCCAGGAGGGACTGGCCCTGGAAAACGGGCTGAGCGACGGCTACCCCGACCTGCCTACCATCGAGGAGGCCCTGCAGATCATCCACAGCAGCGAGCGCCTGCTCCCCGAGGGAGCGCCCGATGGCTTTTACCTGCACTCTCCGGAGCCGCCGAAAACTTCTGTACCAGAAAAGGCACCCATGGCAACTGTTTACCGCTGCCACAATGGCCCCCCCAATGGGGCCGAGCCAGCCCAGGACGGCAGCTTAGACTCAGATGCCGAGGAGCCCACGCGGGCCCCTGGCGGCCCCGACGACTCCACCTCGTGCGTCAGTTCGCTGAGCTCGCAGCCCGACAGCACGGCTTCGTCCGCCTCTGGCGTGCGCATGACCAGTTTCGCGGAGCGCAAGAAGAAGCTGGCGGCAACAGACAGCAAGTCCAGTGGGATCAGCTCCGAGGGCTCTGATGTTGGGCCTGTCCCGCCAGACGAGAGCCCCGCCCAGAGCCCCGCCCTCAGCTCAGAGATGAACCAGCTGGGGGCGCGGCTGGAGGAGAAGCGCCGGGCCATCGAGGCTCAGAAGAAGCGCATTGAGGCCATCTTCACCCGGCACCGCCAGCGCCTGGGCAAGAGTGCCTTCCTGCAGCTACAGAAGGCCCCCGATGCCCAGGGCCAGTCGGAGGATGGCCGGCTTGCTCTCGAGGAGCGGCTTGCCCAGCTGGAGGCCGAAGAAGAGGCCGGAAGCCCTCGGGCCCGCCTAGACAACAAGCAGGTGACCTTTTCCCCAGAAATCACCAAGGGCGGAGCGTTGGACGAGAACCTGGGCGACTACAACCGGGCGGTGGCCAAGCTGAATACCGCCCTGAGCTCCCTGCAGCTGGACATGCAGCGTCTGAGCGATCAGCAGCAGCGCCTCCTGCTGGATAAGAAGCCTAGCGTGCAGGCCTGGGTGATCCCAGCCCCAAGGACCGGCCGTGAGGGGGCTCCTCCCCGCTCCTCCCTGGAGCTGTCCTCCCCATCTCCATCGCCCTCCCCTTCCCGCAAGTCCCGCTCCCCTCAGCCCACCCCTAAGAAGTCTCCCGCCCCGGCTCCGCCCAAGAGCCCCCGGCACGCCCGGCCAGTGGAGCTGAAGCTGCCCCCCCTCACGCGGGTCCTGACGCCTCCCCACAACGTGGACACCCTCCCGCACCTCCGCAAGTTTTCCCCCAGCCAGGTGCCCATGCAGACCCGCTCCTCCATCCATTTTGCCGAGGACGAGGAGCTGCCCGTGCCGGAGGCCCAGGGGAACCTGCGGCCTGTGGCCTCGGTGCCCCCTCAGGGGGGCAATGGCCGTGTCTCGGGGGATGGCACCAGTGACGTCTCCTCGCCCAGCGACCGGCGCAGCAGCCTGATTGAAATCCCCTTGTCcagcctgaagggggaggaggaagacgacGATGCAGATGGCGACGACTCGCTGGAGGGATCCATCACCGAGACCCTGGACTCTGAGCCGGCCCGGGCTGGCATGGGCTTCTACTTCAAG GATGAGGCGAAGGCTGAGGAGGAAATGGCGCAGAAGCGCGCAAGCTTCCTAGAGAGGCAGCAGCGACGCACTGAGGAGGCGAAGCGCAGGAAGCAATGGCAGGAggcggagaaggagaagaaggaggaggaggcaag ACAGCGGCAGGCAGAGGAGCAGCCCCGGCAAGAGGAGGAAGTGGTGGGGCCGAGGCGCGGTGACTTCACCCGCCTGGAATACCAGCGGCGCCATCAGCTCAAGCTGATGGACGACCTGGACAAGGTGCTGCGGCAGAAGCCCACCACTGTGCGTGCCCTCAAGAAGGGGCGGCCCAAGACCGTCTTCTGTGATGACTCTGCCCTCGCGCGCAGCCCCGTGAAAGGCCTCCTTG GCTCCAAGCTCAGCAAGGTGTATTCCCAGTCGACTCTCTCGCTTTCTACAGTGGCCAATGATCCTGGCAACTCGCTCTCCATCAAGAGGTCTTCTCG AGCTGCGTCTCCTTCTGGGCCAATGTCCCCCAGCCGGTTGCTGTCCAACCAGAACCGGGAGCGTGACTGGGAGAACGCATCGACCGCTTCCTCGCCAGCCTCCATTCCAGAGTACACAG GACCCAAGCTGTACAAGGAGCCCAGTGCCAAGTCCAATAAGTACATTATTCACAATGCACTGTCTCACTGCTGCCTTGCTGGCAAAGTCAATGAACCCCAGAAAAATCGCATCCTGGAG